The nucleotide sequence CAAAGACGTATAATAATCACAAAAATATCAGTGATACAACCAACACAAGCAATGAGCTTTTTCCCCTATTGCTATGTAACAGGGTCAAATGCTAATACACATGAAAGGCACAAATTGCAAAACATCAAACAGAATACAGAACAGAAAACCCAAATTCTGAAacagaaatgaaaagaaagattGATAATACCTCAAGATGCCCAAAACAGGAAATCCGGAAAAGGTGAAAGCCACTTTTCCTATTAGAATGTGAGGatccaacccaaaaccaattGACATTGAGTAGAGAGGCTCAAGATCATTTAAACTATTATGTAAGGTTCTAAAGACTCTAGGCGCTAGTGGGGGCGGCGTGTTAGGGTCTGGCGCTAGACGGCTATGTGGActaggcagatttaagtaaatttgttatatatAGTATAAATATGTGTGTATTTATACTTtaataaatacataattgtaCAGGATACATAAagtgcaaaataaaatgaatatatagattataaagcattataacatattgaaaacataggaaacaaacatataatgagtgtcatccaagtattcaacaagtgtattacattttattgaaaaagattaaaatgcaaaataaaagttattgaTTTCCTGTCTAAGTGAGAGTTACGATTTAGGCGGGTCtaaatattttcttaattttcaaacgcctagtgATTAATTAAAACAGTGTCCAACCGCCTAGTGCCGGGCGAAAATTTTTAGAACAGTACTATTACGCAAGCCTTTAATTCCTCAGAATTCACACTCTTAACATTTCATCTTCAACTTTGAAGCACCTAACCGCTAATATCCCACTTGCCCCAAACAACTCCAAACCCCCATAGAAATATATTACCTCGGGTAATTTCGTCGAACACTTAGTATGCACTCACTCAACCGCATTAAACACTCAAAACCCTAAACTAGCCAtgattaaaatcaaagaaacagtGAAGAATCAATAACTGAATTACCATTAAGCACATCCAAGTCAAGGGTATCGACATCGAAGCCGGCGTCGAAGTAGTGATCGAAGACGTGGCCGGGGGCATCGACGTGGGTACCAGTGTGAGTGGGCAGCTTCATCTCAGAGTTGTTGGCGATGGAGCCGTTCTTCATGCTGTTGGGGAGCCAAAGGAACTGGCCGACGCCGTCGTTGGTTTCAAAGGCAGGCATGGTGGTCCTGTACCGGTGGCTGATGTCGAAGATTCGTCCATTGCCGTAAACTTCACGGCGAGGAGGGATCAGGGTGTCGGTTTCGGCGGCGTATTCGACGGAGGTGGTGCCCGGAATAGAAGGATAGGCTGTGGTGGCGACGGAGtaggagagggaggagagtaGGAGGAGGAGCAGTATTGGCTTCATGGTGGTGCGTGTGGCAGTGGGAGGAGGTTGGATGAGAAGTGGGCGGGTGATCTTTACGACTAGAAGACACAGCTTAGTCACTGATAAAAGGGACGGtttttttttagctaaaatgttCTCTctaaatttgcctaaatttgaaatcaatagaaagcATCATTGAGATTAAATGATGATCCTCCTCGAATCCTCTTTCTGAGGATTCTATTCTCAAATCgtgatcgttcatcgtatatggTGCGaacagtttttgtcaagtactattcatatttaattttaaattaaaatatttaaaataatttttgaccgcacgatgtatgaAGACCAGACACAATTTAAGGATTCGGGATCCTCACAAATATGATCctaagaggatcctcattccttgagattgtccaccatcaatcattttgatcattcgaTGAAAATTTgtgttaaataaggatcaaaatgacaaaattaacctcaatataataaataatagggcaaaataatttgacaaaaatgagggtatttttgtcattttatccttattataACAATTTTTCATGTAATGACCAAGATGTTGATTATGGACAAACTTAGGGACCAATTCTATCCATTTCAAATCTCATAGACCAAAATGAGAAATTATACAAATCTCATAGACCattttttggctaaaaagcttAAAAAGAACTACAAAGCCCTCGAATCTAAATTGTTGCACTACTGATTTAGTATGGAATATGATTCTCTGTTTTATTTTAGTTGTATTACTTGAAAAAAGAAGAATTCTCCCTTTCTTAAAGCCATTTTAATGAGGGGCTCTatacatgaagttgtgagaggttttaggtttaaatttcgTGAGAAAAAGTGGCAGAtataactcattttgaaactCCGAAGAATCTTTGGGACTCCGAAAAATAATCACTCCCACTTAGGAGATATATACCTTTAGGGCTTTATGTgggaatatatatttatttgtgtAGTTATTTGATTGCGCAGTAAATTTAATTTTGGTCTTAACTTTTCTTAAATTGATTTTTAGATGtgttattttaaatttgttttataaaattttcaaattctgaCAAAGTTAGATTTCATCACTTATGAACCGTTGAATTAGGTTTTCTTATGTCAATCTCATATGTTGGTTTGTTTCTTTGAAATCAgacaagataaaatttcatttataACAATCATTGCATACTATTAtcttatctcaatctcatcctTGATTTATTTCTCTGATTGGTACATTCTTTAAAATCAGACAAGATAAAATTTTAGATTGGATTATctgaagggaaatctatgagattcatggatgggatttctaaatgactatcatgcatatacaaatcaaatttaatatacgaaagcagcggaagcatttataacatattaacaaagctatagtcatgcaaatcccccttcaaggttcatagatttatatataatgcatcaaataaaattttagagaaaagaacaaagtgaaggtttagtcttatacctcttgatctagacttgagaccaaggatggaccacctccaagccctttgttccttgaactccttgagcctagcttccctccttgcctcctccactttgatagaatgagtgctcctaggttctcttcaagtttccaaagtaggaaacctctaaagatcctcacctactagagtagtgagaaggatgaaggaataaccaaagggtgaaagatatgttagtaaaatcaccccaaggtggccggcctttgtgtagtttttggagagatattcttttgcctctttgttgtttttaaccacacaaaatccctaatgaacaatatcactataaagttccttatatagacataagaaacctagccaacaacttgactaaatatctcaccctttTCCACACCTaaaatggccggccctctttgtgttgtttgggctttgggctttcatttatttcaagtcatccaatgcttgaataaaagcccaatgggcccaattaaacccgaacgtttctttaagcccaaaacgatctttatcgcttttatgatttctttagactttctaaattaatcacaacacttaattaatccaattaattatttccatcatccattagttactcactacaatagtgtattggtgaacaatcttttaggttcttattagcaaggcagtgaggtgattggcatcaatccaattgattatatttaattcaatcacttagtgaattaaaacttcattttaattcacctttcttctttgacgactacatttaatcatctagaagaactcacaagctatgagtgacatctaaccatatgtcatagctacccaagctaatgtagaagtttattcggagaacctattcagttggaattacaatgtaatttaatccttctctaaaacaatactctcaatcacattactagggtatggatatattatgtcaaacccctaatgtgattattccttcttatatgattcaattgagtcgtatatgaacgttttcctttattacgctcgatacttcggccgaagattcccgaatcatatcttagagtattcttcctctcttatcgaggattagagattccttgttgcgcatacacttgccttcatgactaagtggcttaaccccaactatgccgttgacattctgatagagtgacttttgacataatcaaagatcaagtacttaaccacaagacaacgacgatgcctcaggtcaaaggactacttatattattccaaccattagagttacttacttgacatgtgagtagacctccatgcaagtactctcgttcgattgtgttcagtgaactcattcccttaatgagcacctacatacttgccttagtgtcacaacacgaatgggatgagactttccatccttccaattgaagcagacacagtatgtaccggtcttcgcattgtcagtatccctccgacaatctaatgatcaggaacctttttggacatttggttatgtgaagaaggtctctgtagtctaacatcattagattacttcttcaatcgatccattgtccatggatacactatttaggacatatatcgtttatagagatagtcctaattagtatctttgccatttgatgtataagagtcatccatacatcgattcaattgtcctgaatggtttcttccaaagattgactttcagggcatatttccaacattaGCTTATCTCAATCTTATCCGTTATTTTATTTCTGTGATTAGCCCATTGAGGGTTAGTCCCTCCCAAATCTCTCTAGGATACTCCTATAGAGAAATGAAGGATTCGAGAAAGCTTGCAGAAAGTGAATTGGAGAAAGCTTAAAGGAAGAGAATTTCAACTTGACTTGTGTTTCGTGTAGCCTTTCTAtatactagccttcatgcacgcgcTCATGCGCGTGCAAAAGGCATTTTTTGTGAAATCCCGTTTTTGGATTTCACTATTGTAATTTACATATTTCGTATTCGCGGTATTTTATAGTAT is from Malus sylvestris chromosome 5, drMalSylv7.2, whole genome shotgun sequence and encodes:
- the LOC126623855 gene encoding cyclase-like protein 2 isoform X2 is translated as MKPILLLLLLSSLSYSVATTAYPSIPGTTSVEYAAETDTLIPPRREVYGNGRIFDISHRYRTTMPAFETNDGVGQFLWLPNSMKNGSIANNSEMKLPTHTGTHVDAPGHVFDHYFDAGFDVDTLDLDVLNAEVMKSLHIPKGVCRVLFRTLNTDRRLMFQKEFDSSYVGFMRDGAQWLVENTDIKLVGIDYLSVAAYDDLIPSHLVFLEGREIILVEALKLDDVEPGIYSVHCLPLRLPGAEGSPIRCILIK